CCCAACTGCTGTCATTGGTTCTGAGATACAGGGCGATTTCCTTTAACATCGACCGGAAATTTTCTTCAATTTCTTGCTGATACGTGCGAAGCTCTTGATCTAAACTTGGCATATATAAATTCACAAGCAGGGCAACACCTATCCCAATTACAATTAAGCCAAGTTCATTAAAGACGATTCCCCATGTCATATTGCCTTTGGAGTAAATATGAAGCAAAATAACGGAGCTTGTAACAATGCCTGCATTAACTTTGAATATAACCGTAACCGGGATAAACAAAAGCAGCATCAGTCCTATAACAAGTGGATGATAAGCAATCCCTTCAAAGAATATAAACGAAAACAGAATGGATAAAGAACAAGCAATAAAACGATCGCTTGCACTTCGCAACGATTTTTTCTTTGAATTTTGAATGCACAAAATGGTGATAATTCCAGCTGATACAAAAAACTCGAGGTGAAAGAACTGAGCTATAATAATAGCCAGTGATGTACCGACGGCTGTTTTAATTGTCCGGTACCCAATTTTAAATTTCATTTTCTAGACTCCTACATGTTGGTTTCTTTTTAGTGTGATAAAATACTCTATTCTTTATTAACACGAATAGAAAAATAACACAACCTTAAATCTTGCTGTACCGTATAAATTTCAATAAAAAAAGTGCAGAAAAGATCGTACTCTTCCTGCACTTTTTTATTATAAAATCTTTTCTAAGAAATCTTTAGCACGCTTGCTTTTAGGCGCTGAAAAAAATTCAGCCGGAGGCGCATCTTCAACAAGCACACCGCCGTCTAAAAACAGCACGCGATCTGCTACTTCTCGTGCAAATCCCATTTCATGCGTTACAATGACCATCGTCATTCCTGTTTCTGTTAGCGACTTCATTACATCTAGTACTTCTTTTACCATCTCTGGATCCAATGCTGATGTTGGTTCGTCAAACAGCATTACTTTCGGCTCCATTGCCAATGCTCTTGCAATAGCTACACGCTGCTTTTGACCGCCCGATAAGCGACTTGGAAACTCGTTGGCTTTTTGAGCAAGTCCAACTTTTTGGAGTAATTCTTTGCCTTTAGCAACAGCCGTTTCTCTTGACACGCCTTTTACCGTCATCGGAGCATACGTCAAATTTTCAAGCACTGTCATATGTGGAAACAAGTGAAAATGCTGAAATACCATTCCTACATTTTCACGCACACGCATAATGTTTGTTTTTTTATCTGTAATCACTTGACCGTTAATGGAAACTAATCCGCTCGTCGGTTCTTCAAGCAGGTTCATACAGCGTAAAAAAGTAGATTTACCAGAACCAGAAGGGCCAATAACAGCTACGACTTCTTTTTCCTTAATCGTAGTTGAAATACCTTTTAAAACGTCATTCTTACCAAATGATTTGTGTAAATTTTCAACGTTAATCA
The genomic region above belongs to Priestia megaterium and contains:
- a CDS encoding aromatic acid exporter family protein: MKFKIGYRTIKTAVGTSLAIIIAQFFHLEFFVSAGIITILCIQNSKKKSLRSASDRFIACSLSILFSFIFFEGIAYHPLVIGLMLLLFIPVTVIFKVNAGIVTSSVILLHIYSKGNMTWGIVFNELGLIVIGIGVALLVNLYMPSLDQELRTYQQEIEENFRSMLKEIALYLRTNDSSWDGKEIADTVKILEKAKSLAFRDVENHFVRGENYYYRYFKIREKQLEIIERTLPLITAIDLVVEQRYMIADFIEELSLSIHPGNTAKLFLAKLQHLREAFAEMPLPKTREEFEARADLLHVVKEIEQYLVIKQTLKIS
- a CDS encoding amino acid ABC transporter ATP-binding protein, translating into MINVENLHKSFGKNDVLKGISTTIKEKEVVAVIGPSGSGKSTFLRCMNLLEEPTSGLVSINGQVITDKKTNIMRVRENVGMVFQHFHLFPHMTVLENLTYAPMTVKGVSRETAVAKGKELLQKVGLAQKANEFPSRLSGGQKQRVAIARALAMEPKVMLFDEPTSALDPEMVKEVLDVMKSLTETGMTMVIVTHEMGFAREVADRVLFLDGGVLVEDAPPAEFFSAPKSKRAKDFLEKIL